The following coding sequences lie in one Rhizobium sp. ZPR4 genomic window:
- a CDS encoding 2OG-Fe(II) oxygenase — translation MNTQLSSFAPPPMESTLEARVDAYDWSSLAGELDGFGCAILPKLLAPDECGAISRLYPEERHFRSHIIMARHGFGRGEYRYFNYPLPGLLGGLRTALYPHLANIANRWNARMGIEERYPDEHAAFLRQCHEAGQRRPTPLLLQYVPGDFNCLHQDLYGELAFPIQVAILLSEPGRDFTGGEFVLTEQRPRMQSRVEVVPLRQGDAVAFAVHNRPVRGTKGSYRVNLRHGVSRVRSGMRHTVGIIFHDAR, via the coding sequence ATGAACACTCAGCTATCCAGCTTCGCTCCGCCCCCCATGGAAAGCACTTTAGAGGCTCGGGTCGACGCCTACGATTGGTCGTCCCTGGCGGGAGAGCTTGACGGCTTCGGCTGTGCCATCCTTCCGAAGCTTCTAGCACCCGACGAATGCGGTGCAATCTCCCGGCTCTACCCCGAGGAGCGTCATTTCCGCAGCCACATCATCATGGCACGTCACGGCTTCGGAAGGGGCGAATACCGTTACTTCAACTATCCGCTGCCGGGGCTCCTCGGTGGATTGCGCACCGCGCTTTATCCGCATCTTGCCAATATCGCAAACCGATGGAACGCGCGGATGGGCATCGAGGAACGCTATCCCGATGAGCACGCAGCCTTCCTGAGGCAATGTCATGAGGCCGGCCAGAGGCGCCCGACGCCGCTGCTGCTGCAATATGTGCCGGGAGACTTCAACTGCCTGCACCAGGACCTCTATGGCGAGCTTGCCTTTCCGATCCAGGTCGCAATTCTGCTGTCCGAGCCCGGCCGGGACTTCACCGGCGGCGAGTTCGTTTTGACCGAGCAACGGCCACGCATGCAAAGCCGGGTTGAGGTCGTGCCGCTTCGCCAAGGCGATGCCGTCGCCTTCGCGGTCCATAATCGGCCGGTGCGGGGAACGAAAGGGAGCTATCGTGTCAATCTCAGGCACGGTGTAAGCCGGGTCCGCTCAGGCATGCGCCACACCGTCGGCATCATCTTTCACGACGCCCGTTAA
- a CDS encoding helix-turn-helix transcriptional regulator — protein sequence MVQGDPYLSDSQNSAVAARVREEIARRRISRQRLANDARISLSTLEKALSGHRPFTLATLIRLEQAMGVVLREPVGTQAPVVNDKPGHAPEELGAYSRASVSWLEGTYLTLRPSFGDAKAIFAYCTEIAWDEERTCLSFRERERSDASFSQQGSVSVPHLSGHIYLVTNSSGQYRMAILSRPSITGEMFGLLTTLRAGQGSHLTPVSTPLALLPMSAFAQPSLGRVLAGDQNHDAYSAIMRRIIEESYAGFVG from the coding sequence ATGGTCCAGGGCGACCCGTATTTGTCCGACAGTCAGAACAGCGCCGTGGCGGCGCGGGTTCGCGAAGAGATCGCCCGGCGGCGCATTTCCAGGCAGCGCCTTGCCAACGATGCGCGCATCAGCCTTTCGACCTTGGAGAAGGCTCTTTCCGGCCATCGCCCTTTCACGCTTGCGACCCTCATTCGGCTGGAACAGGCTATGGGTGTCGTCCTGCGGGAACCGGTTGGAACGCAAGCGCCTGTCGTCAACGACAAACCAGGTCACGCCCCGGAGGAGCTTGGCGCCTATTCCCGTGCCTCGGTTTCGTGGCTAGAGGGCACTTACCTGACGCTTCGTCCATCCTTTGGCGATGCGAAGGCGATCTTCGCCTATTGCACCGAGATCGCCTGGGATGAAGAACGGACCTGTCTGAGCTTTCGGGAGCGCGAGCGCAGCGATGCCTCGTTTTCGCAGCAGGGCTCGGTGTCGGTGCCGCACCTGTCCGGACACATCTATCTCGTGACGAATTCGTCCGGGCAATATCGCATGGCGATATTGTCGAGGCCTAGCATCACTGGCGAGATGTTCGGCTTGCTGACGACTTTACGCGCCGGGCAGGGGTCTCACCTCACACCCGTCTCGACACCACTCGCTCTTCTACCCATGTCGGCTTTCGCCCAGCCGTCGCTGGGGCGCGTCTTGGCGGGCGATCAGAATCACGACGCCTACTCGGCGATCATGCGCAGAATCATCGAGGAAAGTTACGCCGGCTTCGTCGGGTAG
- a CDS encoding autotransporter domain-containing protein: MLAAVRATLRISTFLVPVSACLNPAVAVAASLSWTGAADSNWNNANNWSTAAVPNSVSSVVIDGGNFPAEILAGDSASTGDLTVGLASDGTLTALGALQTSSASIGSHAGVTGTFDLTGSAANWQNSGTLLVGDQGTGTFTVSAGGQYTGSGPVYVGYASGSNGSVTVSGQSSFTLSGGQSLFVGYDGQGSFDLTDGATASTGDATLGYGTGGTGSVSVSGAGTSWLIDGDLVVGRDGTGTIIIATGATVSNDNATIGLGNGGGTSSATISGLGSQWTTSGVLTVGSSGAGALSIYSGSTVSSGSAIIGRFASGSVTVGGAGSLWNTGALLVGGDHNDADSSGANGKLDISTGGEVTSSSAVIADGKNSAGAVTVDGAGSHWDINADLTVGNEGSGSLSVSGSASASAATVTLGKETSSSGTLVVIGNGSHFDMSGELQDGAAGSGSLQVLADGSLSTGNASLGTEAGGNGQALVSGAGSHWAIDGELDVGSSSGGTGSLAVSSQGALTSQSASIGTATDATGSVTVTGSGSNWTNQGNLTVGDAGASTLDVIQGGTVKTANATIGNAAGSNGAVNVTGEGSVLSVDDRLTVGNAGNASLTLSGGSTLSASSLTIAAQTSSTASVNVGAALGQTATGAATLDVDTIHFGSGDGSLVFNFGGAAQTLAATIDGNGSLYVASGDVTLTGNSSAFSGVTSISGGSLIVDGTLGGSINLSGYGVLGGTGTVGSTVVGAGATLSPGDNGIGTLTVDGNLTTQSGSTILVESNETATDRIDVTGTASLNGGTLSLVGGSLKAFTNYTILSATGGISGGFDAIQSNYAFVTPVLDYSGGTIDLTLERNSTSFAAAGTTANQRSTARGIESLGASNSLYDAVAVLSMNEASGALQQLAGEIHTSLLGTSFDNGRFVRDAAIDRLRDMQGGVTASTKQARVTSDAGLAYASDDRHQATASEKAIDGILADPANGLASVWSAPYGGWTSSDNGSSSTGGILFGFDTTLNDTGWRIGALAGYGRSRFSQSDVSAHADTDNYNVGLYAGKTWGSLALRLGGTYGLQSVSTLRDIDFSGYADSLRADYNAYTAQVFGELAYDIALGDTRLEPYANVTFTDVRSSAFSERGGAAALSGSTDQSPVTFATFGVRAERNIALADMPAKLYGALGWQHAFGDLDISSRMAFAGSDIFTESGTVVDRDSLVVDAGFDIALSQQISLALDYNGNFGAENRAHLFRLLLQARY; the protein is encoded by the coding sequence ATGCTGGCTGCTGTGCGCGCCACCTTGCGCATATCGACGTTTCTCGTTCCCGTTTCGGCCTGCCTCAACCCGGCAGTTGCCGTCGCGGCGTCATTGTCGTGGACGGGTGCAGCCGACAGCAACTGGAACAATGCGAACAACTGGTCGACGGCAGCCGTTCCGAACTCCGTCAGCTCGGTGGTGATCGACGGCGGCAATTTCCCCGCCGAGATTCTTGCCGGTGATTCAGCCTCGACCGGCGATCTCACCGTCGGACTTGCCAGTGATGGGACATTGACGGCTCTCGGAGCGCTTCAGACTTCCTCAGCCTCCATCGGCTCGCATGCGGGCGTGACCGGCACCTTCGACCTGACAGGCTCTGCTGCAAACTGGCAGAACAGCGGAACGCTTCTGGTCGGCGACCAGGGAACGGGGACGTTTACGGTCAGCGCCGGCGGTCAATATACCGGTAGCGGTCCCGTTTATGTCGGTTATGCCTCCGGAAGTAACGGCAGTGTCACCGTCAGCGGCCAATCCTCATTCACGCTTTCGGGCGGCCAGTCACTCTTCGTCGGCTATGACGGTCAAGGCTCATTCGACCTGACGGACGGCGCCACCGCCAGCACCGGTGATGCGACGCTTGGATACGGCACCGGTGGCACGGGCTCCGTGTCGGTATCGGGTGCTGGCACAAGCTGGTTGATCGACGGAGATCTGGTCGTGGGTCGTGACGGCACCGGGACGATCATCATAGCAACCGGCGCGACTGTTTCGAACGACAATGCGACGATCGGGCTTGGAAACGGCGGCGGCACGAGCTCCGCGACGATTTCCGGTCTAGGCTCGCAATGGACAACCAGCGGAGTTCTAACGGTTGGCTCCAGCGGGGCTGGCGCGCTCTCCATCTACTCCGGCTCGACCGTATCGAGCGGCTCGGCCATCATTGGGCGCTTCGCCAGCGGCTCCGTCACCGTCGGCGGTGCGGGCTCGCTCTGGAACACCGGCGCTCTGCTGGTCGGCGGCGATCACAACGACGCGGATAGCTCTGGTGCCAACGGCAAGCTTGACATCAGCACCGGCGGTGAAGTCACCAGCAGCTCGGCGGTTATCGCCGACGGCAAGAATTCGGCCGGCGCGGTGACCGTCGATGGCGCCGGCTCGCATTGGGATATCAATGCCGACCTGACTGTCGGCAATGAAGGCTCAGGCTCCCTCTCGGTATCAGGATCGGCAAGCGCCAGCGCGGCAACGGTAACGCTCGGCAAGGAAACCTCGTCGAGCGGTACACTTGTCGTTATCGGCAATGGCAGCCATTTCGACATGAGCGGCGAGTTGCAGGATGGCGCGGCCGGGAGCGGATCGCTGCAGGTCCTGGCGGACGGCTCGCTTTCGACGGGCAATGCCTCGCTCGGCACCGAGGCCGGCGGCAACGGCCAGGCGCTCGTCAGCGGCGCGGGCAGCCATTGGGCGATCGATGGCGAGCTCGATGTCGGCAGTAGCAGCGGTGGCACGGGAAGCCTTGCGGTGTCATCGCAAGGTGCGCTGACGAGCCAGAGCGCCAGCATCGGCACGGCCACAGACGCCACCGGCTCCGTGACCGTGACGGGTTCCGGTTCGAATTGGACGAACCAAGGCAACCTGACGGTCGGTGATGCCGGAGCCAGCACGCTGGATGTCATCCAGGGCGGTACGGTCAAGACGGCAAACGCCACCATCGGCAATGCAGCGGGCAGCAACGGCGCTGTCAACGTCACCGGAGAAGGGTCGGTCCTTTCGGTCGACGACAGATTGACCGTCGGAAATGCCGGTAACGCCAGCCTTACCTTGAGCGGTGGCTCGACCCTCTCCGCGTCGAGCCTGACGATTGCGGCTCAGACCAGCTCCACGGCTTCGGTCAATGTCGGCGCCGCCCTTGGCCAGACCGCGACGGGCGCGGCGACACTCGATGTCGACACCATCCATTTCGGCAGCGGTGATGGCTCTCTCGTCTTCAATTTTGGCGGCGCAGCCCAGACCCTGGCTGCGACGATCGACGGCAATGGTTCACTTTACGTCGCCTCTGGTGACGTGACCCTGACGGGCAATTCCAGCGCCTTCAGCGGCGTGACCTCGATCTCCGGCGGCAGCCTGATCGTTGACGGGACACTTGGCGGATCGATCAATCTCAGCGGTTATGGCGTGCTGGGTGGAACGGGCACGGTCGGCTCGACGGTCGTTGGCGCCGGCGCGACGCTGTCGCCGGGCGACAACGGCATCGGCACGCTAACGGTCGATGGCAATCTGACCACGCAAAGCGGCTCCACTATTTTGGTGGAAAGCAACGAGACGGCGACCGATCGCATCGATGTAACCGGGACGGCCAGCCTGAACGGCGGAACTCTTTCGCTGGTCGGAGGCAGCCTTAAAGCCTTTACGAACTACACAATTCTCTCGGCAACCGGCGGAATTTCCGGCGGATTCGATGCCATCCAGTCGAACTATGCTTTCGTCACGCCGGTCCTCGACTATTCCGGCGGTACAATCGATCTTACCCTCGAGCGCAACAGCACCTCCTTCGCTGCCGCCGGCACGACTGCAAACCAACGCTCGACAGCGCGCGGCATCGAAAGCCTCGGCGCTTCGAACAGCCTTTACGATGCCGTCGCGGTCTTGAGCATGAATGAGGCATCCGGAGCGCTGCAGCAGCTTGCCGGCGAAATTCATACATCTCTTTTAGGGACGTCTTTCGACAATGGCCGCTTCGTCCGTGACGCCGCCATCGATCGGCTCCGCGACATGCAGGGCGGTGTTACCGCCAGCACCAAGCAGGCGCGGGTAACAAGCGATGCCGGTCTCGCCTATGCGAGCGACGATCGGCACCAGGCAACCGCGTCGGAAAAAGCCATCGACGGGATTCTCGCCGATCCGGCCAATGGTTTGGCGTCCGTCTGGAGCGCGCCCTATGGCGGCTGGACCTCCTCGGACAATGGCAGCAGCAGCACCGGCGGCATCCTCTTCGGCTTCGATACCACGCTCAATGATACGGGCTGGCGCATTGGAGCGCTGGCGGGCTATGGCCGCAGCCGGTTCAGCCAATCCGATGTCTCCGCCCATGCCGATACGGACAACTACAATGTCGGGCTTTATGCCGGCAAGACATGGGGCTCCCTCGCACTGCGGCTTGGCGGCACCTATGGCCTGCAATCCGTCTCCACCCTTCGCGATATCGATTTCTCCGGCTACGCCGATTCCCTGCGTGCCGACTATAACGCCTATACGGCGCAGGTGTTCGGCGAGCTGGCCTATGATATCGCCCTGGGTGACACCCGCCTTGAACCCTATGCCAATGTGACCTTTACCGACGTGCGAAGCAGCGCCTTTTCGGAACGAGGGGGTGCGGCGGCTCTCAGCGGCAGCACCGATCAATCGCCCGTCACCTTCGCCACCTTTGGCGTTCGGGCCGAGCGGAACATCGCTTTGGCGGATATGCCTGCCAAGCTTTATGGCGCGCTGGGCTGGCAACACGCATTCGGCGATCTCGATATCAGCTCGCGCATGGCCTTTGCGGGCAGCGATATTTTTACCGAAAGCGGAACCGTCGTCGACCGGGACTCGCTGGTCGTCGACGCAGGGTTCGACATCGCGCTCAGCCAGCAGATTTCGCTCGCGCTTGATTACAACGGCAACTTCGGCGCCGAGAACCGCGCCCACCTCTTCCGATTGCTCTTGCAGGCGCGGTATTGA